In one window of Spartinivicinus marinus DNA:
- the ftsH gene encoding ATP-dependent zinc metalloprotease FtsH: MAKNLVLWLIIALVLLTVFKNFGNMQSSTKELTYTQFVNLVENKQVSKVVIDGFTVTGILNGSERFETNLPPTIQDNKLMDDLLSNQVEVVAKPLEKQSIWTQLLVASFPILVIIAVFMFFMRQMQGGSGGRGGPMSFGKSKARLLGEDQIKTTFADVAGVDEAKDDVQELVEFLRDPGKFKRLGGRIPRGVLMVGSPGTGKTLLAKAIAGEAKVPFFTISGSDFVEMFVGVGASRVRDMFDQAKKQSPCIIFIDEIDAVGRHRGAGLGGGHDEREQTLNQLLVEMDGFEGNEGVIVIAATNRPDVLDPALLRPGRFDRQVVVPLPDIRGREQILKVHMRKVPLADDVNPSIIARGTPGFSGADLANLVNEAALFAARANNRTVSMKEFELAKDKIMMGAERKSMVMSEKEKLNTAYHEAGHAIVGRLVPEHDPVYKVTIIPRGRALGVTMFLPEEDRYSQSKQALTSQICSLFGGRIAEEMTLGANGVTTGASNDIQRATQIARNMVAKWGLSEKLGPLMYDEDEGEVFLGRSQGGSRLNVSPQTARIIDEEVRSLIDECYATAEKILKENRDKLDLMAEALMQYETIDTQQIDDIMAGKKPRPPAGWHDGDSSGGGAVTDLDKKPQDKETKAPDPSIGGPAGEH; this comes from the coding sequence ATGGCAAAGAATTTAGTTTTATGGCTAATAATCGCGTTGGTATTGCTGACAGTATTTAAAAACTTCGGCAACATGCAGTCATCAACCAAAGAGCTGACCTATACACAGTTTGTCAATTTGGTAGAAAATAAACAGGTTAGTAAGGTCGTTATTGATGGTTTTACAGTAACGGGTATATTGAACGGTAGTGAACGTTTTGAGACTAACCTTCCTCCCACTATTCAAGATAACAAGTTAATGGATGATTTGTTGTCTAATCAGGTTGAAGTAGTAGCCAAACCATTAGAAAAGCAAAGTATTTGGACTCAGCTGCTAGTTGCTAGCTTCCCAATTTTAGTCATCATTGCTGTATTCATGTTTTTCATGCGTCAGATGCAAGGTGGTTCGGGAGGTCGTGGTGGCCCAATGAGTTTTGGTAAAAGCAAGGCCCGCTTGCTTGGTGAAGATCAGATTAAAACTACCTTTGCTGATGTAGCTGGTGTTGATGAAGCCAAAGATGATGTTCAAGAACTGGTAGAGTTCTTGCGTGATCCAGGTAAGTTCAAGCGCTTAGGTGGTCGTATACCTCGTGGCGTATTAATGGTTGGCTCACCAGGTACTGGTAAAACACTCTTGGCTAAAGCTATTGCAGGTGAAGCAAAAGTACCATTCTTTACTATTTCTGGCTCTGACTTTGTCGAAATGTTTGTTGGTGTCGGTGCTTCGCGGGTTCGGGATATGTTTGACCAGGCTAAGAAGCAATCACCCTGTATTATCTTTATTGATGAAATTGATGCAGTTGGTCGTCATCGTGGTGCTGGTCTTGGTGGTGGTCACGATGAGAGAGAGCAAACCCTTAACCAATTGCTGGTGGAAATGGATGGCTTTGAAGGTAATGAAGGTGTGATTGTCATTGCCGCAACAAACCGTCCAGATGTGCTTGATCCCGCGCTATTAAGGCCCGGTCGTTTTGATCGCCAAGTAGTTGTGCCGTTGCCAGATATTCGTGGTCGTGAGCAAATTTTGAAGGTGCATATGCGGAAAGTACCTTTAGCAGATGATGTTAATCCATCGATTATTGCTCGTGGTACTCCTGGATTTTCCGGAGCTGACTTGGCCAACCTGGTTAATGAAGCGGCTTTATTTGCTGCAAGAGCAAACAATCGCACTGTTTCAATGAAAGAATTTGAACTGGCTAAAGATAAAATTATGATGGGTGCTGAGCGCAAGTCCATGGTGATGAGCGAGAAAGAAAAGCTAAATACTGCTTATCATGAAGCTGGTCACGCGATTGTTGGGCGCTTGGTACCTGAGCATGACCCTGTTTATAAAGTGACTATTATTCCAAGAGGTAGAGCGTTGGGCGTTACCATGTTCTTGCCTGAGGAAGATCGTTACAGTCAAAGTAAGCAAGCACTAACTAGTCAGATATGTAGCTTATTTGGTGGGCGAATTGCTGAAGAGATGACGCTTGGTGCAAACGGTGTTACTACCGGTGCATCCAATGATATCCAGCGTGCAACTCAAATTGCTCGCAACATGGTCGCAAAGTGGGGCTTGTCTGAGAAGCTGGGTCCTTTGATGTATGATGAAGATGAAGGCGAAGTCTTTTTGGGGCGTAGCCAGGGAGGCTCACGCTTGAATGTATCGCCTCAAACTGCACGTATTATTGATGAAGAAGTGCGCTCTTTGATTGATGAGTGCTATGCGACAGCAGAAAAAATCCTAAAGGAAAACAGAGATAAACTGGATTTAATGGCTGAAGCATTGATGCAGTATGAGACTATTGATACTCAGCAAATTGATGACATCATGGCTGGCAAAAAACCTCGCCCCCCAGCCGGCTGGCATGATGGAGATTCATCGGGAGGAGGTGCTGTGACTGATCTTGATAAAAAGCCTCAAGATAAAGAAACAAAAGCACCAGACCCTTCTATAGGTGGACCCGCTGGCGAGCATTAA